A genome region from Pseudomonas anguilliseptica includes the following:
- a CDS encoding DUF3261 domain-containing protein gives MKRLLLLGLGLLLSACAAHTPLPLSAPTFDTPLPASLRVERQQGADQQTWWLVVQAEQSALRWSLFDPLGIPLARQLLEDGKWRADGLLPPNSEAQELFAALLFALTPLDKLPASYAPDTWQQLADGQRRLNPHWLVDYHAPLDFTLSQGPELSYRVYALADEEIP, from the coding sequence ATGAAACGCCTCCTCCTGCTTGGCCTTGGCCTGCTGCTCAGCGCCTGCGCCGCCCACACGCCGCTACCGCTAAGCGCACCGACCTTCGACACGCCACTGCCCGCATCGCTGCGCGTCGAACGCCAGCAAGGTGCGGATCAGCAGACCTGGTGGCTGGTGGTGCAGGCAGAACAATCGGCACTGCGCTGGTCGCTGTTCGATCCCCTTGGCATCCCCCTGGCGCGGCAACTGCTGGAAGATGGCAAGTGGCGCGCCGATGGCCTGCTACCGCCCAATAGCGAAGCCCAAGAGCTGTTCGCCGCCCTGTTGTTCGCCCTTACACCTCTCGACAAGCTGCCCGCCAGCTATGCGCCGGACACTTGGCAGCAACTGGCCGACGGTCAGCGCCGGCTTAATCCGCACTGGCTGGTCGACTACCACGCGCCGCTGGATTTCACCCTGAGCCAGGGCCCGGAACTGAGTTACCGGGTCTATGCCCTCGCCGACGAAGAGATTCCCTGA
- a CDS encoding class I SAM-dependent methyltransferase, whose protein sequence is MHEATPASPTYVEETRFGFWFLQSHVWQHHVLRVAINDLRGLFAAPLPDAPVLLDAGCGQGKSFGLLAEAFKPTRIIGLDADPHSLDCSRAEAERLGLDVQLLTSDCAAIDLPDASVDLLFCHQTFHHLVEQEQALAEFWRVLKPGGYLLFAESTQYYIDTWVIRWLFRHPMHVQKSAEGYLAMLRSQGFEFAAENISSPYLWWSRSKDFGLLERWGLMKAKPVGQRNETLVNVVARKPLEATQA, encoded by the coding sequence ATGCACGAAGCCACCCCTGCTTCACCCACCTACGTCGAGGAAACCCGCTTCGGCTTCTGGTTCTTGCAGAGCCACGTCTGGCAGCACCATGTGCTGCGCGTGGCGATCAATGACCTGCGCGGCCTGTTCGCCGCTCCGCTGCCGGACGCGCCGGTACTGCTGGATGCCGGCTGCGGCCAGGGCAAATCCTTCGGCCTGCTCGCCGAGGCGTTCAAACCGACGCGAATAATCGGTCTGGACGCCGACCCGCACAGCCTCGACTGCTCGCGCGCCGAGGCCGAGCGCCTGGGTCTGGATGTGCAACTGCTCACCAGCGACTGCGCGGCCATCGACCTGCCGGATGCCAGCGTTGACCTGCTGTTCTGTCACCAGACCTTCCATCATCTGGTCGAGCAGGAGCAGGCCCTGGCCGAGTTCTGGCGCGTGCTCAAGCCGGGTGGTTACCTGCTGTTTGCCGAGTCGACCCAGTACTACATCGATACCTGGGTGATCCGCTGGCTGTTCCGCCACCCGATGCATGTACAGAAAAGCGCCGAGGGCTATCTGGCCATGTTGCGCAGCCAGGGCTTCGAATTTGCCGCCGAAAATATCTCCTCCCCCTATCTGTGGTGGAGCCGCTCCAAAGACTTCGGCTTGCTGGAACGCTGGGGCCTGATGAAAGCCAAGCCGGTTGGCCAACGCAACGAAACCCTGGTCAACGTGGTGGCACGCAAGCCGCTGGAGGCAACGCAGGCATGA